The following are encoded together in the Ignatzschineria indica genome:
- the mfd gene encoding transcription-repair coupling factor — translation MKKIALPSRSIPVQKRTIEWEIENPAHFALNLVNSAKSSDQTLVVIVNDMRKAENLAQDCTFFGGEAAIFPDTETLPYDPFSPQIDIISERLSLLFHLKSGNRKIVIITIPTLLERLPPREFFDANVLLFQRGDIIDREQFRLNLEAAGYLAVSNVLSPGEFSARGSLFDLFPMGEKAPLRIDFFDNEIDSIRTFDPESGDTIETFEKLSLLPTRELDMSPKGLETFAQKYRSTFTDDPAILSKSHIYQETTKGNLPSGIENYMPLFFDNSATFFDYLPTTTSLILYPHVEQEALRFQELIETRFERYRHDHLKPILPPTRLYLTPKGAESLISHYPQVDLRFTTQFQPSIDLKALKTQAESGKSPLFLCAETSGRRENLLNRLTNEEITPVVSPSLQAAFAQPAPLMLLTGALSQGFSNETPPFKMVTEAEFLGVKPREYRAKGKIADIEAMLTNLDTLEIGDPIIHINHGIGRYAGMDIIDDTELVVIQYRDNAKLYVPVTSLDLLSKYSGSEKSSAPLHKLGSDQWDKARRKAAEKANDTAAELLDIYARREAQSGKGMTLPEEYHAFAESFPYKTTPDQQRAIDAVLSDLEAGKMDRIVCGDVGFGKTEVAMRAAFMAAMNGYQVAILAPTTLLAEQHATAFEDRFADWPIKIAALSRFRKSRETREILASLEKGEIDIIIGTHRLLSEDTRFHNLGLVIIDEEHRFGVKQKERLRALRAEVNFMAMTATPIPRTLNMGLTGLKALSIIATPPENRIAVQTFVNEWSDELIVEACMREFKRGGQVYFLHNEVKSIELVAERLAALMPNISIGMAHGQMHENELEKVMLDFYHHRINILLCTTIIESGIDVPNANTVIINRADHLGLAQLHQIRGRVGRSHHRAFCYLIVPEAAAMTSDAKKRIEAIATTDTLGAGFMLANHDLEIRGAGELLGDQQSGEINAIGFSLYMELLSEAAEMIKRGGKLDVADPFNKGLEITIGAPALIQEDFIFDVAIRLSYYKRIASAKSIDALDQIQIEMIDRFGLLPDTTKRLFKIAELKLKAKPLNLKKIEANAQGVRILFGEQPRINTPKLISLIQEQPQFYQLQGQEALRYKLPLESPELRINAISRLIDLLS, via the coding sequence CAAACCTTGGTGGTGATTGTTAATGATATGCGCAAAGCAGAAAATCTTGCGCAAGATTGCACCTTTTTTGGGGGTGAAGCGGCGATTTTTCCCGATACTGAAACGCTCCCTTACGATCCCTTCTCTCCTCAGATCGATATCATCTCCGAACGACTCTCCCTTCTCTTCCATCTGAAGTCCGGCAATCGTAAGATTGTGATTATCACAATCCCCACTCTCCTTGAGCGCCTTCCTCCTCGCGAATTCTTCGATGCAAATGTCCTCCTCTTTCAACGAGGCGATATTATCGATCGCGAACAGTTTCGCCTCAATCTAGAAGCTGCGGGCTATCTCGCTGTCTCCAATGTTCTCTCTCCGGGTGAATTCTCTGCACGCGGCTCACTCTTCGATCTCTTTCCAATGGGAGAAAAAGCACCACTTCGAATCGATTTTTTCGACAATGAGATCGATTCAATTCGCACTTTCGATCCAGAAAGTGGCGATACTATTGAAACCTTTGAGAAATTATCACTCCTGCCAACACGAGAGCTCGATATGAGCCCCAAAGGTTTGGAGACCTTTGCCCAAAAATACCGATCCACCTTTACCGATGATCCTGCTATTTTAAGCAAATCTCATATCTATCAAGAGACAACCAAGGGGAATCTCCCCTCCGGCATTGAAAACTATATGCCCCTCTTCTTCGATAATAGCGCTACCTTTTTCGACTATCTCCCGACGACAACTTCGCTCATTCTCTACCCTCATGTCGAGCAGGAAGCACTCCGTTTTCAAGAGCTGATCGAGACTCGATTTGAACGCTATCGCCACGATCATCTCAAACCGATTCTCCCCCCAACGCGCCTCTATCTCACCCCTAAAGGGGCGGAGAGCCTCATTAGTCACTATCCACAGGTTGATCTTCGCTTTACTACGCAGTTTCAACCTTCGATCGATCTTAAAGCATTAAAGACACAAGCAGAATCGGGGAAAAGCCCTCTCTTTCTCTGCGCTGAAACATCAGGACGCCGTGAAAATCTTCTCAATCGCTTAACCAATGAGGAGATCACACCTGTTGTAAGCCCCTCATTGCAAGCGGCATTTGCTCAACCAGCCCCTTTAATGCTCTTAACAGGGGCATTGAGTCAAGGTTTCTCAAATGAAACCCCGCCCTTTAAGATGGTCACAGAAGCGGAATTCTTGGGAGTCAAACCACGAGAATATCGGGCAAAAGGGAAAATTGCCGATATTGAGGCGATGTTAACCAACCTCGATACATTGGAAATTGGCGATCCCATTATCCATATCAACCACGGGATTGGCCGTTATGCCGGTATGGATATTATCGATGATACCGAACTTGTGGTGATTCAATATAGAGATAATGCCAAGCTCTATGTTCCCGTCACCTCGCTCGATCTCCTCTCTAAATATTCAGGCAGTGAGAAGAGTAGCGCACCGCTCCATAAGTTAGGCTCTGATCAGTGGGATAAAGCTCGAAGAAAAGCAGCTGAGAAGGCAAATGATACCGCTGCTGAGCTACTCGATATCTATGCTCGCCGAGAGGCGCAATCGGGTAAAGGAATGACTCTGCCTGAAGAGTATCACGCCTTTGCCGAAAGCTTCCCCTATAAAACAACACCCGATCAGCAGCGAGCGATCGATGCCGTTTTAAGTGATCTTGAAGCGGGAAAGATGGATCGTATTGTCTGTGGTGATGTTGGTTTTGGGAAGACAGAAGTGGCAATGCGTGCGGCATTTATGGCGGCAATGAATGGTTATCAGGTGGCAATATTAGCCCCTACAACTCTTCTTGCTGAGCAACATGCCACCGCCTTTGAGGATCGTTTTGCCGATTGGCCCATTAAGATTGCCGCGCTCTCCCGTTTTCGTAAGAGTCGAGAGACAAGGGAGATCTTAGCTAGCCTCGAGAAAGGGGAGATCGATATTATTATCGGCACCCATCGTCTGCTCTCAGAAGATACCCGCTTTCATAATTTAGGTTTAGTGATTATCGATGAAGAGCATCGATTTGGAGTCAAACAGAAGGAGCGCCTTCGTGCTTTAAGAGCAGAGGTGAACTTTATGGCGATGACTGCAACACCCATTCCTCGCACACTCAATATGGGCTTAACAGGGCTTAAAGCGCTCTCCATTATTGCAACACCTCCCGAAAATCGTATCGCGGTACAGACCTTTGTCAATGAGTGGAGTGATGAACTGATTGTTGAAGCCTGTATGCGTGAATTTAAACGGGGCGGACAGGTCTATTTCCTCCACAATGAGGTGAAAAGTATTGAGCTCGTTGCCGAGCGACTTGCCGCGCTAATGCCCAATATCTCTATCGGTATGGCGCATGGGCAGATGCATGAGAATGAGTTGGAAAAAGTGATGCTCGATTTCTATCATCATCGTATCAATATCCTTCTCTGTACCACCATTATTGAATCGGGGATCGATGTTCCTAATGCCAATACGGTGATTATCAATCGTGCAGATCATCTTGGACTTGCGCAACTTCATCAGATTCGGGGCCGTGTTGGTCGTTCTCATCATCGTGCTTTCTGTTATCTTATCGTGCCGGAAGCGGCAGCAATGACAAGTGATGCGAAAAAACGGATTGAAGCGATTGCCACGACCGATACTTTAGGTGCCGGCTTTATGTTAGCCAATCATGATTTAGAGATACGAGGTGCCGGAGAGCTCTTAGGAGATCAGCAAAGTGGTGAGATCAATGCGATCGGTTTCTCTCTCTATATGGAGCTCTTAAGTGAAGCGGCAGAGATGATTAAACGGGGTGGAAAACTCGATGTTGCAGATCCCTTCAACAAAGGATTAGAGATCACCATCGGTGCGCCGGCATTGATTCAAGAGGATTTTATCTTTGATGTTGCGATCCGTCTCTCCTACTACAAACGGATCGCTAGTGCGAAGAGTATCGATGCGCTCGATCAGATTCAGATCGAAATGATCGACCGTTTTGGTCTTCTACCCGATACAACAAAACGCCTCTTCAAAATTGCCGAGCTTAAATTAAAAGCAAAGCCACTCAACTTAAAGAAGATCGAAGCGAATGCCCAAGGAGTACGCATTCTCTTTGGAGAACAGCCTCGTATCAATACGCCAAAATTAATCAGCCTGATTCAGGAGCAACCTCAATTTTATCAACTTCAAGGGCAAGAGGCCCTACGTTACAAGTTACCCCTTGAGAGCCCAGAACTTCGCATCAATGCCATCAGCCGCCTGATCGATCTTCTCAGCTAA